In Paenibacillus segetis, a single window of DNA contains:
- a CDS encoding GDSL-type esterase/lipase family protein, producing MRCCNNRGISGDSSTGVLDKLRDEVFDLEPSKVFLLIGTNDLGDGKDPQEVVRNIKQICTLIHNQLPHTKVYVESIYPVNQTVESIMPKGIKQTNEQIRIVNQNLANMTREVSYTYIDLYPKLLDTEGRLDRGYTYDGLHLNTIGYEVVKAELQLVLMN from the coding sequence ATGAGATGCTGCAACAACAGAGGAATTAGTGGAGACAGCTCAACAGGTGTGCTCGATAAACTACGAGATGAAGTATTCGATCTGGAACCAAGCAAGGTGTTTCTCTTAATCGGAACCAATGATCTTGGGGATGGTAAGGATCCACAGGAGGTCGTACGCAACATCAAACAGATTTGTACGCTTATTCATAATCAACTGCCTCATACAAAGGTGTACGTTGAATCTATTTATCCTGTAAATCAAACTGTAGAGAGCATCATGCCGAAAGGCATTAAGCAGACAAATGAACAAATCCGGATTGTCAATCAAAATTTGGCTAACATGACGCGGGAAGTATCGTATACCTACATCGATCTATATCCCAAACTTCTGGATACAGAAGGTCGACTAGACAGAGGATATACTTATGATGGGCTTCATTTGAACACAATCGGTTATGAGGTTGTCAAAGCGGAACTTCAGCTGGTTCTGATGAATTAA
- a CDS encoding glycoside hydrolase family 2 TIM barrel-domain containing protein, translated as MIRTSFNGDWLLGNKSGFFSEMQGKSTPLRSITLPHDAMIERSREKPETGASSHLHALGYFPEGEYEYKKKFFVPEEYRHKRVTVEFEGVYANAMVYINGNFAGQHPFGYSNFYVKTDRFLKYGEENEIKVISLNYKDTRWYSGAGIYRNTKLIVGELVHVAIDGVKISTPEITNKRAVVSVATVIENEGLSTRTVNVHTKIIDSNGLVVASDIAPVTTFAGENAIIRQRIYVRTPKLWSVGMPNLYTCRTCIIDDNEQLDEESTSFGIRSLTLDPDQGICINGEVVKLRGACIHHDNGVIGAATIERAEERRVEILKNAGFNALRSAHHPMSKGLLDACDRLGMLVMDESFDMWTSTKCDHDYALQFPLWWEKDIEAMVDKDFNHPSVIMYSIGNEILETGRAVDSTCGRKLAEKIRSLDNTRYVTNSINLLLSIIDEIAKSRETEIQEGINTVMNNIKDQMAAATSSEMATQKTAESFAYVDIAGYNYAESRYVQDKERFPNRVIVGSETFPETIDKNWKLVKENSHVIGDFTWTGWDYIGEAGIGKFSYDTDESASGVAGLYPWLAAWCGDIDITGNRRPVSYYREIVFGLRKDPFIAVQRPEHFGKQQIPSMWSWSDTVSSWSWNGYEGKPVMVEVYADADEVELLVNGKKVGRAAAGEDHRFKAIFETVFESGEITAVAFTKGLETGRMTLQSASGNVQLQIEPDRTEITASDRDLSFVMISLVGDNGSLFNNFDRKVMIQVEGAGILQGFGSANPKSEENFFDTERTTFDGKVLAVIRPISSGKIILNVSAEGCDSQTVVINVLNV; from the coding sequence ATGATACGAACTTCTTTTAACGGAGATTGGTTGTTGGGGAATAAAAGTGGGTTTTTCTCAGAGATGCAAGGCAAATCGACACCTCTGAGAAGTATTACCCTTCCACACGACGCAATGATCGAAAGATCACGCGAAAAGCCGGAAACGGGTGCGAGTAGTCATCTTCATGCTTTGGGTTATTTTCCTGAAGGAGAATATGAATATAAAAAGAAGTTCTTTGTGCCTGAGGAGTACCGGCATAAAAGAGTAACAGTTGAGTTTGAAGGCGTGTACGCAAATGCAATGGTATATATTAACGGTAATTTTGCTGGGCAGCATCCGTTTGGTTATTCTAATTTTTATGTCAAAACAGACCGTTTTCTAAAATATGGCGAAGAGAACGAAATTAAAGTTATTTCGCTGAATTATAAAGATACACGGTGGTATTCTGGAGCTGGAATCTACCGCAACACGAAGTTAATTGTTGGAGAACTGGTACATGTTGCAATAGACGGTGTGAAAATATCAACCCCCGAAATCACTAACAAAAGGGCTGTTGTCTCTGTGGCCACTGTAATTGAGAATGAAGGGTTGTCCACCCGAACAGTTAATGTTCATACAAAAATTATCGATTCTAATGGTCTTGTCGTGGCCAGTGACATCGCACCAGTTACAACGTTTGCAGGAGAAAATGCGATAATTAGGCAACGGATTTATGTTAGGACTCCCAAGCTTTGGAGTGTCGGTATGCCTAACTTGTATACTTGCAGAACTTGTATCATAGATGATAACGAACAACTGGATGAAGAGTCGACATCATTTGGGATCCGTTCACTTACACTAGACCCGGATCAAGGAATCTGCATCAATGGTGAGGTTGTGAAGTTGCGGGGAGCCTGTATACATCACGACAATGGCGTAATTGGTGCCGCGACAATTGAACGTGCTGAAGAACGTCGCGTCGAGATACTGAAGAATGCAGGATTTAACGCACTTCGCAGTGCTCATCACCCAATGAGTAAAGGACTACTTGATGCTTGTGATCGCCTCGGTATGCTGGTCATGGATGAAAGCTTCGATATGTGGACCTCAACCAAGTGTGATCACGACTATGCCCTACAGTTCCCTCTGTGGTGGGAGAAAGATATAGAAGCAATGGTAGATAAAGATTTCAACCATCCGAGTGTTATTATGTATTCAATCGGTAATGAAATTCTTGAAACCGGGAGGGCAGTTGATTCGACCTGTGGAAGGAAATTAGCGGAGAAGATTCGTTCCCTGGATAACACCCGATATGTTACGAATTCTATCAACTTGCTGCTTTCCATTATTGATGAAATTGCAAAATCTAGAGAAACAGAAATTCAAGAAGGTATTAATACAGTAATGAACAATATCAAAGATCAAATGGCGGCAGCTACAAGCAGCGAGATGGCAACACAAAAAACGGCTGAATCGTTTGCTTATGTGGATATAGCAGGTTATAACTATGCAGAATCACGGTATGTGCAGGACAAAGAACGCTTTCCCAACCGAGTAATTGTTGGTAGTGAAACGTTCCCTGAGACCATTGATAAAAACTGGAAACTAGTTAAGGAGAACAGCCATGTCATCGGAGATTTTACCTGGACGGGGTGGGATTATATCGGTGAAGCAGGTATCGGTAAATTTTCCTATGATACTGATGAGTCAGCATCCGGCGTAGCCGGCTTATATCCGTGGCTTGCTGCCTGGTGTGGTGATATTGACATTACCGGAAACCGGCGCCCAGTATCTTACTACCGTGAAATCGTATTTGGTTTAAGAAAAGATCCCTTCATTGCTGTACAACGACCTGAGCACTTCGGAAAACAGCAAATTCCGTCTATGTGGAGTTGGAGTGATACTGTATCCAGCTGGTCTTGGAATGGTTATGAGGGGAAACCGGTTATGGTGGAAGTATACGCGGATGCAGATGAAGTGGAACTCCTAGTAAATGGAAAAAAAGTCGGGAGAGCTGCTGCAGGTGAAGATCACCGCTTTAAGGCGATTTTTGAAACTGTCTTTGAGTCTGGAGAAATTACAGCAGTAGCCTTCACGAAAGGATTAGAAACCGGGCGTATGACACTTCAATCTGCTAGCGGTAACGTTCAGTTGCAAATAGAACCGGACCGGACTGAAATTACCGCCTCGGATCGTGATCTTTCCTTTGTCATGATTAGCCTTGTAGGAGACAATGGCAGCCTATTCAACAACTTTGATCGTAAAGTCATGATTCAGGTAGAGGGTGCAGGGATTTTACAGGGCTTCGGCAGCGCTAATCCGAAGTCTGAGGAGAATTTTTTTGATACCGAACGAACTACTTTTGATGGCAAAGTGTTAGCTGTTATACGTCCTATCAGTTCCGGAAAGATCATATTGAATGTCAGTGCTGAAGGATGTGACTCACAAACAGTAGTGATCAACGTTCTTAATGTCTAA
- a CDS encoding glycosylhydrolase-like jelly roll fold domain-containing protein: MTRLYEVLIGKEDNYILPFFWQRGEEEDVLREEMKRIHESGIRAVCVEARPHPDYLGPKWWHDIDIIMEEARIREMKVWVLDDDHFPTGRAAGKIKDAPIELRRSFLSERHIDALGPAPNASFIVEYPKEPYLAHLGTRETIAIIARKRDSKSGELIGEPIDLTAMLTDGVLYWAVPEGYWRIFILIKSDKGGSKTQEDYLNPLVAESTRVLIDTVYEAFYNRYREDFGKTLAGFFSDEPGFYNDSNEYDFESSVGKKEVALPWSKDVPEQLRKVLGEDYILQLPLLWHDQGNNTPPIRYHYMNIVSSLYGENFTTQIGDWCRKHGVEYIGHVIEDNNVHARLGAGAGHYFRALGGQDMSGIDIVLWQMAPGYDEFSFKWWFAGESDSEFFNYGLGKMASSLAHHDSKKKGRTMAEVFGAYGWVEGLKLMKWITDHMLVRGVNYFVPHSFSAREFPDPDCPPHLYARGKNPQFRYYKYLNHYTNRLSHLLSGGTHIASAAVLYHAEAEWSGKSMYFHKPVKELLRRQIDCDVLPLDLIVDSVSIEEKKLKSGNEVFDCFIIPYSEALPMQGLQKIEELAELGLPVIFIDAMPVRSSEGSDVSELLQRLEDCVNVSIIPLNSIAGHLLSNGFYELKAEGDYPFLRHYHIRHEDSDVYFFFNEHPQLPVATNIKLPVSGRVCLYNAFENRTIRVWDVPDEGVQQIPLSLAPFETIVFVSGEAVEDLVIQDEMINDQKHIEVSNSWTISTATSEQYPNFEPYMILDQLADLSRQEYLPRFSGTFRYETTLDWKQDLPLKVSLNLGEVYETAEVLINGHSAGIKISYPYRFDISDMIKKGSNTLTIEITNTLVKDQRDVFSAVAQQEPSGLIGPVRLLY, encoded by the coding sequence ATGACACGTTTGTATGAAGTATTAATCGGGAAAGAGGACAATTATATCTTGCCTTTTTTTTGGCAACGGGGCGAAGAGGAAGATGTTCTTCGTGAGGAAATGAAGCGAATCCATGAATCGGGTATACGTGCTGTTTGCGTAGAGGCTCGACCGCATCCGGATTACTTGGGACCAAAGTGGTGGCATGACATAGATATCATCATGGAAGAAGCGCGTATTCGCGAAATGAAGGTATGGGTACTGGACGACGATCACTTTCCAACAGGCAGGGCGGCAGGAAAGATAAAGGATGCGCCGATAGAATTACGAAGATCCTTCTTATCTGAGCGTCATATAGATGCACTTGGTCCAGCTCCTAATGCTTCTTTCATTGTTGAGTATCCTAAGGAGCCATATTTAGCTCACCTGGGAACAAGAGAAACGATAGCAATTATAGCGAGAAAGCGGGATTCCAAAAGTGGTGAACTGATTGGTGAACCAATTGATTTAACCGCAATGCTTACTGACGGTGTGCTATACTGGGCTGTACCGGAGGGATATTGGCGAATTTTTATTCTAATCAAGTCGGATAAAGGCGGCAGCAAAACTCAGGAGGATTATCTGAACCCACTAGTCGCAGAATCGACTCGTGTATTAATTGATACAGTTTACGAAGCATTTTACAATCGGTACCGTGAGGATTTTGGTAAGACGTTAGCCGGTTTCTTTTCTGACGAGCCCGGGTTCTATAACGACAGCAATGAATACGACTTTGAATCATCCGTTGGAAAGAAAGAAGTGGCGCTTCCTTGGAGCAAAGATGTTCCTGAACAACTAAGAAAAGTATTAGGTGAAGACTACATTTTACAACTTCCTCTTCTTTGGCATGATCAGGGAAATAATACGCCACCAATACGATATCACTATATGAATATCGTCAGCAGCCTTTACGGTGAGAATTTCACCACACAAATTGGTGACTGGTGCCGGAAACATGGAGTTGAATACATTGGGCATGTAATTGAGGATAATAATGTACATGCTCGGCTCGGTGCAGGGGCTGGGCACTATTTCCGTGCTCTTGGTGGGCAGGATATGTCCGGTATTGATATCGTCCTCTGGCAAATGGCGCCGGGCTACGACGAATTTTCATTTAAATGGTGGTTTGCCGGTGAATCCGATAGCGAGTTCTTTAACTATGGATTGGGGAAAATGGCCTCTTCTTTGGCTCATCATGACTCCAAAAAGAAAGGTAGAACAATGGCCGAGGTGTTCGGCGCATATGGCTGGGTAGAGGGCCTGAAATTAATGAAATGGATTACGGATCATATGCTTGTGCGTGGTGTAAACTATTTTGTTCCACATTCGTTCTCTGCTAGAGAATTTCCAGACCCTGATTGCCCGCCGCATCTTTATGCCAGAGGCAAAAATCCGCAATTCCGTTATTATAAATATTTAAATCATTACACAAATAGACTAAGCCACTTGCTTTCAGGTGGGACTCATATTGCCTCTGCAGCTGTACTGTACCATGCTGAAGCGGAATGGTCAGGTAAATCTATGTACTTCCATAAACCGGTAAAAGAATTGCTTAGAAGACAGATTGATTGTGATGTACTGCCACTTGATCTGATCGTGGATTCCGTTAGTATTGAAGAGAAGAAACTGAAGTCAGGTAACGAGGTGTTTGACTGTTTTATTATTCCGTATAGTGAAGCACTTCCAATGCAAGGATTGCAGAAAATTGAAGAACTGGCGGAACTCGGTTTACCGGTTATTTTTATAGATGCAATGCCTGTACGCTCAAGTGAAGGCAGTGATGTATCCGAGCTTTTGCAGCGTTTGGAAGATTGCGTGAATGTTTCAATAATTCCGCTTAACAGCATTGCAGGACATCTGCTTTCTAATGGGTTTTATGAACTAAAAGCAGAAGGCGATTATCCTTTCTTACGTCATTATCATATTCGGCATGAAGACTCTGATGTTTATTTCTTCTTTAATGAGCACCCACAACTTCCTGTAGCCACTAATATCAAACTTCCAGTGTCCGGTCGAGTATGTCTTTACAATGCATTCGAGAACCGGACAATCCGCGTATGGGATGTTCCAGATGAAGGTGTTCAACAAATTCCACTTAGCCTGGCGCCATTTGAAACGATTGTCTTCGTATCCGGTGAGGCAGTAGAGGATCTTGTTATTCAAGATGAAATGATTAATGATCAAAAGCATATCGAAGTCTCAAATTCATGGACAATTTCTACAGCTACTTCTGAACAATATCCGAACTTCGAACCCTATATGATTTTGGATCAGTTGGCAGATCTGAGTCGGCAGGAATACTTGCCGAGATTCTCAGGTACCTTCCGTTACGAAACAACGCTGGATTGGAAACAAGATTTGCCGTTGAAAGTAAGTTTGAATCTCGGTGAGGTGTATGAAACAGCTGAAGTGTTGATAAATGGACATTCAGCAGGGATCAAAATCAGTTATCCGTATCGTTTCGATATATCAGATATGATAAAGAAAGGGAGCAATACGTTGACAATTGAAATTACAAATACATTGGTTAAGGATCAACGGGATGTATTCTCAGCTGTTGCGCAACAAGAGCCTAGTGGTTTAATAGGGCCTGTAAGATTGCTATACTAG
- a CDS encoding ABC transporter substrate-binding protein has protein sequence MKIRKKKFIGMLAAITVLSGLLGACSSNGNNNSSGENQGNNNVANTGGEETYHAVMAIPSFQSEPKDMQLVEDEINKLLKDKVNATVDILPIAFGNWTQQTNLMLSSGEKLDLLVSGLGTYASQAVSGKFAPLDDLLTGPGKGIADSVGETYINAGKVNGHIYGVTSLHDLASSFAYVMRKDLVDKYHIDTASIKTLDDVEKVLQTIKDNEPGITPLVPSGAGNNGIGLVEYLQHDTLGDAAAVFGALMDPNDLTVSNFYDSKDYKELVTKTHDWYNKGLILRDAATNQVAPGQLVRANKAFSYFGSSKPGYQISESRGTDTEMVVVEMGTPLATTGHATSLMWSIAQNSENKEKAMEILNLFYTDKDLINLINWGIEGKHYQKVEDNVIDFAPGVDVTNSSYFPGWEWMTGNEFLGYVFKGNDPEIWTQTKEFNDNATKSKAMGFTFNPEPVKNEYTALTNVANQLRIGLESGVLDPEEVLPEFNEKLKAAGIDKVIAEKQKQLDEWAQQNNVK, from the coding sequence ATGAAAATAAGAAAAAAGAAATTTATCGGGATGCTTGCTGCAATTACTGTTTTGTCCGGATTACTTGGTGCATGCTCTTCAAATGGGAATAATAACAGCTCTGGAGAGAACCAAGGCAATAATAATGTTGCAAATACAGGAGGAGAGGAAACATACCACGCCGTAATGGCCATTCCATCATTTCAGTCCGAGCCGAAGGATATGCAGTTGGTGGAAGATGAAATTAATAAGCTGTTAAAAGATAAAGTTAACGCGACCGTAGATATTTTACCAATTGCTTTCGGCAATTGGACTCAGCAAACAAATCTAATGCTTAGTTCCGGAGAAAAATTGGATTTGCTTGTATCAGGTCTTGGGACCTACGCTTCACAGGCGGTCAGCGGTAAATTTGCTCCTCTGGATGATTTGCTCACCGGCCCTGGTAAGGGAATTGCAGATAGTGTCGGTGAAACCTACATCAATGCAGGTAAGGTTAATGGGCATATTTACGGAGTAACTTCGTTACATGATCTTGCCTCTAGTTTTGCATATGTGATGCGTAAGGATCTGGTGGACAAGTATCACATTGACACTGCTTCAATTAAGACTTTGGATGACGTTGAAAAAGTATTACAAACGATTAAAGATAATGAGCCGGGTATTACTCCTCTCGTTCCGAGCGGAGCTGGAAACAACGGAATCGGATTGGTGGAATATCTTCAGCATGATACGCTCGGTGATGCAGCCGCCGTATTTGGCGCCTTAATGGATCCTAATGATTTGACAGTTTCCAATTTTTATGATTCAAAAGATTACAAAGAATTGGTTACTAAGACACATGATTGGTATAATAAGGGCTTAATTCTGCGTGATGCAGCTACAAATCAGGTTGCACCCGGTCAACTTGTGAGAGCAAATAAGGCGTTTAGTTATTTTGGAAGTAGCAAGCCAGGTTACCAAATCAGTGAAAGCCGCGGTACAGACACTGAGATGGTAGTTGTAGAGATGGGAACACCACTGGCTACCACGGGACACGCAACCAGCCTCATGTGGTCTATAGCTCAGAATTCCGAGAATAAAGAAAAGGCAATGGAGATTCTAAACCTCTTCTATACTGACAAAGATCTCATTAATTTGATTAACTGGGGTATAGAAGGTAAGCACTATCAGAAAGTGGAAGATAACGTAATTGATTTTGCACCGGGTGTAGATGTGACAAACAGCAGTTATTTCCCTGGATGGGAATGGATGACTGGAAATGAGTTCTTAGGTTATGTGTTTAAGGGCAATGATCCAGAAATTTGGACTCAGACTAAAGAATTTAATGATAATGCAACGAAATCCAAAGCAATGGGCTTCACATTTAATCCAGAACCAGTTAAAAATGAGTATACAGCGCTTACAAACGTAGCAAATCAATTAAGGATTGGACTTGAATCAGGGGTGCTTGATCCTGAAGAGGTATTGCCTGAGTTCAACGAAAAACTTAAAGCGGCTGGAATTGATAAGGTGATTGCGGAGAAACAAAAACAACTGGATGAGTGGGCTCAACAAAATAATGTAAAGTAA
- a CDS encoding helix-turn-helix domain-containing protein, with product MYNLLIVDDELHVVNGLIADLDVKKLEITNIYKAYNVRQAKEVLQNESIHIMLCDIEMPLGTGLELLEWANEYVPNVQTIFLTSHADFRYAKEALRLGGLDYLLKPVPDEELEQAIEKAKAELTQNNKSTELERLWSSNHPSIIEHFWTELLQQKIAPNPSAIHNALEARNIPFSEEMTFLPVLISVRRWNKELSVRDEKIMEYALKKTGFEILAREGQSVQIISVDRGCLLFIVPFGAENLEDDMMEQLYASSKEYIDSCHCYFYCDLSVYIGNVVRMHEMVSALSQLRNFERNNVVYENKVFLLTGYKALPEAKVSIPDMSRWAAMLKNGMKEQILSEIRVFLDERIARGELNASLLQQFHQNFLQSVYFVLLAKGKTANEIFGDSVSMELSREAPKSITNLLRWVEHSTMRALSQVPEDHHPSHIVDNVRQFIIAHLDQSDLSREEIAQHAFLNPDYLARIFKKETGQSVMEFLLQERIKLAKDLLVKSNLTIGDIASSVGYSHFSHFSKTFKKHTGYNPNEFRQMSR from the coding sequence TATATAAAGCTTATAACGTAAGGCAGGCTAAGGAAGTGCTGCAAAATGAATCCATTCATATTATGTTGTGTGATATCGAAATGCCTCTAGGAACCGGCTTGGAGTTACTGGAGTGGGCAAATGAGTATGTGCCGAATGTGCAAACGATCTTTTTGACCAGTCATGCGGACTTCCGTTATGCCAAAGAAGCGCTCAGGTTAGGAGGGCTTGATTATTTGCTCAAGCCAGTTCCTGATGAGGAGCTGGAGCAAGCCATCGAGAAAGCAAAGGCAGAGCTAACTCAGAACAATAAATCGACTGAGCTTGAGCGTTTGTGGAGCAGCAATCATCCATCAATAATCGAGCACTTTTGGACGGAACTCCTTCAGCAAAAGATTGCCCCGAACCCTTCCGCCATCCATAATGCACTTGAAGCGCGAAACATACCATTCTCAGAAGAAATGACTTTCCTTCCCGTTTTGATCAGCGTCCGGCGTTGGAACAAAGAACTGTCTGTGCGTGACGAGAAGATTATGGAGTATGCTTTAAAAAAAACAGGGTTTGAAATCCTGGCCAGGGAGGGGCAAAGCGTACAGATCATTTCGGTAGATCGTGGCTGTTTACTGTTTATTGTTCCCTTTGGTGCCGAGAACCTAGAAGATGACATGATGGAACAGCTATATGCCTCTAGCAAGGAATATATTGACTCTTGTCATTGCTACTTCTATTGCGATTTGTCGGTTTATATTGGAAATGTGGTGCGGATGCACGAAATGGTGAGTGCGCTGTCGCAATTGCGGAATTTCGAACGTAATAATGTAGTATATGAGAACAAAGTATTTTTACTAACCGGGTATAAGGCGTTGCCGGAAGCAAAAGTATCCATCCCCGACATGAGCCGCTGGGCTGCCATGCTCAAGAACGGTATGAAAGAGCAGATTCTGTCGGAGATCCGGGTATTTCTGGATGAACGCATTGCCAGAGGCGAACTGAATGCATCTTTGTTACAGCAGTTCCATCAAAATTTCTTGCAGTCGGTATACTTTGTACTACTGGCCAAAGGAAAGACGGCCAATGAAATTTTTGGCGACTCAGTATCTATGGAGTTGTCACGCGAAGCTCCGAAATCAATTACGAATCTTTTGCGATGGGTTGAGCATTCCACCATGAGAGCATTGTCACAGGTTCCGGAGGATCACCATCCGAGTCATATCGTTGATAATGTGAGGCAGTTTATCATTGCGCACCTTGACCAAAGCGATTTATCGAGAGAAGAAATTGCTCAGCACGCGTTCCTGAATCCGGATTATCTGGCGAGGATCTTTAAGAAGGAAACGGGGCAATCTGTCATGGAATTTCTACTCCAAGAAAGAATTAAATTGGCGAAGGATTTACTTGTAAAGTCGAATCTAACCATTGGAGATATTGCTTCATCAGTAGGCTATTCCCACTTCTCCCATTTCTCTAAAACCTTCAAAAAGCATACAGGCTACAATCCTAATGAGTTTCGGCAAATGTCAAGGTGA